CTTGCAAAGGGGGCTATGTAAGATGTGGCATTTTTATGCGTCTAAAACAGTTCCTATTTAGATATGAAGGATAGAATCACAAAAACTAACGAGATTATTCCAAAATCACCTTGGGCTTTTTTTTTGGTATGCGATAACACCGCATAACAAGTGGGGAATTTTAGCGGTTTTATCAGTTGTGTTGGCGTCCAGTATTTATGTTAGCACCAGCTACGTATTTAAATTGATAATTGATGCCGTAGAAAATGGGGATATAGATAAGGTTATATTATGGGGGTTGGTTTTTCCGGTGATATTGTTCGTATTTCAGGCTTTATATAGATTAAGCGGATATTTTGCCGGTTATTGGATAAATAATACCGTGAAATCAACCAGTGACGATTTGACTAAATATATTCTGCATCATAGTCATGGCTACTATGTAAACCGCTTTGCAGGTTCTGTTACCAATAAGGTACGTAATGTTGTTAATGCTATTGACCAGATGTTGCCTGACATATTATGGGGACACCTTAGCTTTCTGGTTAGCTTTCTGGTTACTTTTGTGCTGATTATGAAAGTTGATTTACTCTCGTCTATGTTGCTTGTGCTCCTCATTATAGTTCTCTTTTTTGTAAACAGAAAGCTATCTGTTAAAAAAACTTTGTTATCTAAAATTTACGCTGATTCAAATACTGCTCTCCAGGGTAGATTGGTTGATGTTATTACAAATGTTAATACTATGAGGCAATATACTCAAAGCAACTTTGAAATAGGGGGGTTAGAAAAATTGACAGAGCACAAACAAAAGTCAGGTATTAACAGCTTTCACTATACTGAAATATTGCTAATTTCAAACGTTTTTGTTTTATTTTTATTTTCAATTGGGATTTTTTGGATATTGGTTAATAAGTGGGCACTAGGTTCTATCTCAACTGGTGATTTTATCTTGTCGCTTTCTTTGATACTTAATATTTCAGGTTCCTTGGTATTTATTGGACGAGCTTTTAATGCGACTGCTCGTATGGTTGGGGAATTGAAAGAAGGGCTGGACGATTTATTGATTGACTATGAAATTGTTGATGATATTGATGCAAAACCACTTAAAATTGATAAAGGTGAGATTGTTTGGAATAAAGTAAATTTTAAATTTGATGATAACGATGTATTTTCTAATTTTAATCTAGAGATACCTGCTAGTCAGCGTGTTGGCTTAGTGGGGTCATCTGGAGCAGGGAAGACTACATTTGTGTCACTGTTACTTAGACAGCACGATATTGATGGCGGTGAAATTCTGATTGATGGGCAAGATATTTCTAAAGTAACACAAGATTCTTTGCGTCAGGCCATTGCGGTTGTGCCACAAGAGCCAGCCTTGTTTCATCGCACAATCAGAGAGAATATTGCTTATGGTCGGTTGGAGGCTAGTGATGAGAAGATTATTCAGGCCGCCAAACAAGCCCATGCCCATGAATTTATAGAAAAGTTGCCACAGGGATATGACACCTTGGTGGGTGAAAGAGGGGTAAAATTGTCTGGTGGTCAGAAACAAAGGGTGGCTATAGCCAGGGCGATACTTAAGGACGCTCCTATTCTTATTTTAGATGAAGCGACTTCAGCTTTAGATAGTGAAAGTGAGACTTTGATTCAAGAAGCACTCCATGAACTTATGAAAAACAAGACAGTGATTGCTATTGCTCATCGTCTGTCAACGCTAAGAGAAATGGATCGGATCATTGTTTTGGAAAATGGGGCTGTTATT
Above is a genomic segment from Candidatus Nomurabacteria bacterium containing:
- a CDS encoding ABC transporter ATP-binding protein, producing the protein MLASSIYVSTSYVFKLIIDAVENGDIDKVILWGLVFPVILFVFQALYRLSGYFAGYWINNTVKSTSDDLTKYILHHSHGYYVNRFAGSVTNKVRNVVNAIDQMLPDILWGHLSFLVSFLVTFVLIMKVDLLSSMLLVLLIIVLFFVNRKLSVKKTLLSKIYADSNTALQGRLVDVITNVNTMRQYTQSNFEIGGLEKLTEHKQKSGINSFHYTEILLISNVFVLFLFSIGIFWILVNKWALGSISTGDFILSLSLILNISGSLVFIGRAFNATARMVGELKEGLDDLLIDYEIVDDIDAKPLKIDKGEIVWNKVNFKFDDNDVFSNFNLEIPASQRVGLVGSSGAGKTTFVSLLLRQHDIDGGEILIDGQDISKVTQDSLRQAIAVVPQEPALFHRTIRENIAYGRLEASDEKIIQAAKQAHAHEFIEKLPQGYDTLVGERGVKLSGGQKQRVAIARAILKDAPILILDEATSALDSESETLIQEALHELMKNKTVIAIAHRLSTLREMDRIIVLENGAVIEDGDHNKLRQSGGIYEKLWNHQSGGFVQDN